AGACAGGCACGCTGACGAAAGGCGAGATGGAACTGACCGATGTCGTCGTCTTCGATGGCGACGGACAGCCTATCACAGATGGCGGCGACACCGCTGCCGATGGCGGCCAACTAACCGCACGTGACCGCCTCAGCGAGGACGACGTACTGCGGCTCGCAGCCACAGCCGAGAGCGGGAGCGAACACCCGCTCGCCCGTGCCATCGTCGACGGAGCCAGAGAGCGCGGCGTCGACGTGAGCGACCCCGACGACTTCGAGAACGTCCCCGGCCACGGCATCAAAGCGACCGTGGGTGACAGCGAGGTGCTGGTCGGAAACCGAAAGCTCCTCCGGGACAACGGGATCGACCCTGCGCCCGCACAGGAGACGATGGAGCGCCTCGAGAACGAGGGGAAGACGGCAATGCTCGTCGCCTACGAGGGCGAACTCGTCGGTGTGGTCGCTGACGCCGACACGATCAAAGAAAGTGCGACGGAGGCCGTGAGCCAACTGCAGGAGCGCGGCGTCGACGTGATGATGATCACCGGCGACAACGAGCGGACTGCTCGTGCCGTCGCCGAGCAGGTTGGGATCGATCCCGAGAACGTCCGCGCGGAGGTGCTCCCCGAGGACAAATCCGACGCCGTCGAGGCCATCCAGGACGAAGGCCGCAAGGCGATGATGGTGGGCGACGGCGTCAACGACGCGCCCGCGCTGGCTGTCGCCTACGTCGGGACCGCCATCGGGAGCGGGACGGACGTCGCCATCGAAGCGGCGGACGTGACGCTGATGCGCGACGACCCACTCGACGTGGTGAAGGCCATCCGCATCTCGGACGCGACACTCCAGAAGATCAAGCAGAACCTCGTGTGGGCGCTTGGTTACAACACGGCGATGATCCCGCTGGCTTCACTCGGTCTGCTCCAGCCCGTCCTCGCCGCCGGCGCAATGGCCTTCTCGAGTGTGTCGGTGTTGTCAAACAGTCTGCTGTTCCGTCGGTACACTCCGGATCACGATTACGAGCTGCTCGGCCGACTCCGCTAATCAGCTGGTTTCACCAGCAGCATTCTTCGCCGTGTCCGGAAAAGACGACTCTCTGGAGAGAGGTGGCTACTATTCGGTGAGTAATCGACGGAGCACCAGATGAAGGATTCCGCCATTTTCGACGTATCGAACGGCTGCAGGCGTCCCAACCTGTGCCGTGACCGGGAATTCGACGGTCGAGCCATCGGCACGTTCCGTGACGACAGTGAGCTCGTCGTTCACGTCTAGGCCGTCGTCGAGTCCGTGAATCGCGACCCGTTCCGAGCCGTCGAGGCCGAGCGACTCCCACGAGTCACCGTCGACAAACTGGAGCGGCAAGACACCCATACCGACGAGGTTGTCTCGGAAGATGCGCTCGTAGCTCTCGGCGATCGTCGCACGGACACCCAGCAAATCCGTTCCCTTTGCCGCCCAGTCACGACTCGACCCTGTTCCAAGTTCTTCACCCGCAAACACGACCAGCGGCGTGTCGTTTTCGCGATAGCGACGGCTGGTTTCGAAGACCGTCGTCTGGTCGCCGGTTGGGTGATGGATCGTGTAGCCACCCTCCACATCGTCGAGCATCTCGTTCTCGATGCGGACGTTGGCGAAGGTGCCGCGCATCATTACCTCGTGGTTCCCGCGCCGGGCGCCGTAGGTGTTGAACTCGTGGGGTTCGACGCCGTGGTCGGCGAGCCACTCACCGGCCGGTTGCTCACGGCTGAACGGTCCGGCCGGGCTGATGTGGTCGGTCGTGACCGTATCACCGAGCAGCATCAGCGTGCGAGCGCCGTCGATATCTTCGACGCCCGGCTTCTCTAGGGGGAAATCCCTGAAGAACGGCGGTTCGCGGATGTACGTCGAAGAGTCGTCCCACTCGTAGACGTCGCCAGTCGGCGCATCGAGCGATTCCCAGCGCTCGTCACCTTCGAACACTTCGGCGTACTTCTCTTTGAACATCGAGGAATCGACACTGTCGTGGACTGCCGCGTGGATCTCGTCGGTGTCGGGCCAGATATCAGAGAGATAGACCGGATTGCCGTCATCGTCAGTGCCGAGTGGATCGTGTTCGAGATCGATATCCATGCGCCCAGCGAGACCGTAGGCGACCACGAGCGGCGGACTGGCGAGGTAGTTCGCCCGGATCTTTGGGTGGATACGTGCCTCGAAGTTTCGGTTGCCAGAGAGGACACTCGTCGTCCAGAGGTCCTCGGCGTCGATCGCGCGTTCGATCGGCTCGGGAAGCGGTCCAGCGTTTCCGATGCAGGTCGTACAGCCGTAGCCGACAACATTGTAGCCGAGGTCTTCCAGATAGGGAAGTAGTCCGGAGGCTTCGAGGTATTCGGTGACGACTCGACTGCCCGGTGCAAGACTCGTTTTGACGTACGCCGGAACGTCGAGCCCGCACTCAACAGCGTTGCGGGCGAGTAGCCCCGCCGCGAGCATCACCGACGGATTCGACGTGTTCGTACAACTGGTGATGGCGCTGACGACAACACTGCCGTGCCCGATTTCGGTTTTCTCGCCGTTCACGTTGACTTCGACTCGATCGGTGAGATCGCCGACGTCCGGTTCCGGAAGATCGGGGTCGGGTCGGTCGTCGTCGGAACCGCTGCTCTCGCTGATCCATCGTGTGATCGCATCTTCGTCGATATCGTCGAGTTCGTCCTCGAATTCGCCGTGGACCAGTCCCCGGAAGTGCGTCTTCATATCGCCCATCGGGACGCGATCCTGGGGGCGTTTCGGCCCGGCGAGGCTGGGAGTGATCGTCGAAAGGTCGAGTTCGACCGCCTCGGTGTACTCGGGATTCTGTTCACCAAACAGTCCCTGTGCGTCGAGATATTCGCGAACGAGTCCGATGTGCTGCTCGTCGCGGCCCGTGAGTTCGAGGTACTCGAGCGTTGCTTCGTCGACGGGGAACATACTGATGGTCGAGCCCTGTTCGGGCGCCATGTTCGCGATGGTCGCCCTGTCTGGAACGGTGAGATTCGACACACCGGGGCCAAAGAATTCGACGAACCGATCGACGACGCCGACCTCCCGAAGCTGCTCAGTAACGTGAAGGACGAGATCGGTCGCGGTCGCTCCCTCGGGAAGTTCGCCGGTGAGCCGGACCCCGACCACTTCGGGGAGTTTCATCGTGATCGGTTGGCCGAGCATCGCGGCTTCAGCTTCGATGCCGCCGACACCCCAGCCGACGACGCCGATACCGCCGATCATTGGCGTGTGGCTGTCTGTCCCCACGAGCGTGTCCGGCAGGAGCCACTCTTTCCCCTTCCGCTCGCGGGCGTGGACAACCCGGCCGAGGTACTCGAGGTTCACCTGGTGGACGATACCAGTCCCCGGCGGGACGACGCGGAAGTCGTCGAACGCCTGTTGGGCCCACTTGAGGGAACGGTACCGCTCACCGTTGCGCTCGTACTCCAGTTCGACGTTGCGTTCGTAGGCATCCTCGGAGCCGAAGTAGTCGACCTGCACGCTGTGGTCGATCACGAGGTCGCACGGGACGTCCGGCTCGACGATGGTTGGATCTGTACCCTTGCGATCGACCGCTGATCGGAGTGCTGCGAGGTCGACCACGGCAGGGACACCGGTGAGGTCCTGTAGAACGACTCGGGAGGGCGTGAATGGGAGTTCGACGTTTGGGACCTCTGGTTCCCACGAGGCGGCATTGCGAACGTCCTCGGCGGTTATCGTTTCCCCGTCGACGTTGCGGAGAACGGACTCGAGGAGAACGCGGATACTGACGGGGAGCTGGTCGAGTTCACAGAGACCCTTGTCTTCGAGGACTGTGAGATCGGCCATCTTGTAGGAGGTACCGTCGAACTCGAATTCGCGGATTGCGTCGAATGGAGACGGTTCGTTCATACCTTGTTCTACGGTGACGTGGCTCTTGAATCGTCTCCCCCATGGACGGGGTGACGATGTGGAAAGTCACTTCTATCGGTTGGAATGAGAATGTCGGTGTCCATGATTCGGTTGACAACTGATTCTGCTACGAACTCGTCCCCTGCGGCTTCGGTTTCTCAGGTGCCGCCGATTCGATGCGATCCCTGAAGAAGACGAGTTCCTTGTTCGTGTGGTCGTAGAGTTTCGCCTTCCCATTGAGAGCGGTCGTGAACACCCATTTCAGCGCCCGACCCCGTCGGTTGTTCGGGAAGTCCATCCAGACGGCGTGTGACATCCGAGTCGCGTCTGCAATCTCTTCGAGTCGAATAGTCCCTCCTTCGGGAATCCGAACGGTGACGAGTCCTCGAAGGAGCGGGTAGTACGCCGTCCCCGTCCAGACCGCCACGTTGGGATGGTCGATATACTGGAATCGGCCATGCAGGTCGGCGTACATCCCGGCGACCTCTTCGGCCTGGTGGAACGTTGCGCCCTCTCGGGGACGGTTATCGGGCGTGTCGTATTCGAGCCCATAGTGTTCCTCGGGGTTCGACGCCGTCCAATGGACTGGGTCGGTTACGTACTCCCAGATTTCCTCGGACGAGGCGTCGATGACGATTTCGGCTTTGTCGGTGACGTACATGGATTGATTCCCTGAGTTATACAAAACAAGGAGAATACCTGCGCCTTTAGACGCAGGATGAATCCGACAATATACTACACCGCCCACCGCTCGATAGCACAGCAGGATATTCCACGCTACAATCACTATCTTTAATACAACAATTCTCATAACTTGTTATGGGAGCAGTTCGATGCTGGAGACAACCCGCACCTATCGAGCGAAAATCGTCAACCACTCTCAGGTGAGTGACGACCTCGATGACTGCGGATTCTCCGCGTCGAAACTGTGGAACGTCGCCCGATACTACTCTCAAGGCCGATGGGATGACGACGGGGAAATCCCCGACGATGGCGAACTCAAATCCGAACTCAAGGAACACGAACGATACAGGGACTTACATTCTCAATCCAGTCAGCGAGTTCTTGAAGAGCTTGCTGAGTCGTTCACCAGTTGGTACAAAGCACGCCAACGCGGAGACGAGGACGCCAACCCACCCGGCTACCGAAAACGAGGCGACAATCACCCACGCTCTACCGTGACGTGGAAGCAGAACGGCATCCGTCACGATAACAAACACAACAAACTCCGCCTCTCCAAAGGCTTCAACCTCAAACAGTACCGCTCAGATTTCATCCTCTGTGAATACAAAACACGTCCAGACGTGGCAGTGGACAGTCTCCAACAGGTTCGGGCTGTGTGGAACGGAGACCGTTGGGAACTCCACCTCGTCTGCAACGTCGAGGTTCCAACCGAGGATGCACCCGGAGACAACACCGCAGGAATAGACCTTGGAATCTGCCAGTACGCTTCACTCGCGTATGATGATGGTGCTACTACGTTGTATCCGGGGAACGTGCTGAAGCAGGACAAGCACTACTTTACTCGTGATGAGTACGACACAGAGGGGGAAAATGGCCCGTCACGCCGTGCATTACGCGCTCGTCAGAAGTTGTCTCGGAGGAAAGACCATTTCCTGCATTCGTTAGCGAGTCACTTTGTTGAGCAGTTCATCAAACACGAAGTCGGTCGTGTTGCGATTGGCAAACTCACCGGAATTCGTGAAGACGAGAACGGCGAGTCACAGAACTGGGGTCGGAGTGACAACAAGAAACTCCACGGGTGGGAGTTCGACCGTTTCACCACCTTGCTTGAATACAAAGCCGAAGAACACGGCATCCTCGTTGACCGAGTTTCAGAGCGAGACACATCGAAGACGTGTTCGTGTTGTGGTCGGAAGCGAGACGCGAATCGTGTGGAGCGTGGGTTGTACGTCTGTAACTCGTGTGGTGTCACGATGAACGCGGACGTGAATGGGGCGGTGAATATTCGCAGAAAGATAACTCAGAATCCTCCTACGGAGGATATGAGTAACGGTCGTTTGGCACGGCCAGCAGTTCGCTTGTTCAACCAAACCTCTGGGTCGTTCCACCCGAGGGAACAGGCGCGCTGCGAACCTTAATATCCCAACGCTCGGGATTCCCGCGTCTTCAGGCGCGGGAGGATGTCAAGATGCGAAGGCGTTGTACAGCCACGCGAAGGCGTACATCAAGACGAAGCTGATCACCGCTGCCTCGACCATACCCGCCACAGTCCCGACGACGGTCGGTTCGAAGAACAGGTGCCACTGCTCCATCGCTTCGACTGCGCCCTCGTAGACGCCGATCGCTCCGAACACACCGAGCAGGAGCATCGCGACGGCAGAGATGACTGCTGCTGCGCCCGCCAGTGCCAACGAATCGAGATGCATCACGTTGGCCGTGGAGTCCATTTCGTACGCGTCTTGGTTTGTGGTAGTCGTGCTCATGACTAGAGATACGCTCTACTCCTTCAATCGGGTTTCTCTTACAATTCGAAAGGGAGCGATCCCTTGGTAACACGGCGCAAGAATATCGTGGGGAAACAGCGGTACAACCCCCATATCTGTGTGACCGGTCCGTCGGAAGATCAAACAGCAACTACCGACTGGAATCAGTGACACGCAGAAACTGATATACCCGAACGCAGTTCTCGAACGGTTGACCATAGCTGGTAATATGAGTCACCTTTGAATGCAAGATTTACGCCACCCACTGCCTCGGTTTCTTAAGAACAAATAACAAAGCCGATGGCTGCGATAGTTTAGATATGCAAGCCGCCCTCATCGACGGAATCCTCGAGTCGTTGCGGATCGGCGTCGGTTTCCTCTGGACGGCGGCGTGGGCGATCATCATGGGGCTCGTCATTACGAGTCTCGTTCAGGTTTACGTCTCGAAAGAGCGGATGGCCAACGTACTCGGAGAGGGGAATCTGAGTGGCCTCACGAAAGCAACCGTATTCGGCGCGGCAAGTAGTGGTTGTAGCTTCGGCGCGGTCGCCATTGGGAAGGGGCTGTTCAAGAAGGGAGCGCACACAGTGAACTTCTTCGCGTTCATGTTCGCGTCAACGAACCTCATCGTCGAACTCGGGCTGATGATACTCATCCTCCTCGGGTGGGAGTTTCTGGTTGCAGAACTCCTTGGCGGCGTCATTCTCATCGCCGTCCCGCTCTACCTCGTCTATGCACTCCTCAACCGAGGATCCGGTGAGAACGATGAGCAGTCGGTGTCGGTTCTCCGCGAGCGCTACGCCCGCGGGGAACTCTCAGATGACGAATTCGATCGACGGCAAAAACAGCTCGAACGCACCGGATGATCGGAACAGTTGCTGTTCCAGCAGATGCACCACACCCCCCAACGTCCGCCGTTGGGGTACCCAAGCGTTAACCCCGTGGACGGAGTATGATATTTCATGGAATACACAATACAGACTTCAGTCACCGGCGAGTTCGACGACGTCGTCGACACGACAATCGCAGCGCTCGAAGACGAAGGATTCGGCGTTCTCTGTGACATCGACATCCAGGCGACGCTCAAGGAGAAGATCGGCGAAGAATACCGCCAGTATCGCATTCTCGGTGCATGCAATCCCCCGCTGGCATACGAGGGACTGACCGAAGAAATCGAACTCGGCGCACTCCTTCCGTGTAACGTCATCGTCTACGAAACCGATGACGGCGATATTGTTGTGAGTGCCGTTGATCCAAAGCAATTGGTCGGTATCGCGGACAACGATGCGCTCGACTCCATCGCGACCGAGGTCAACGAGCGTTTCGAGCGTGTTCTCTCGGCCGTCACCGACGAACAAGAGTTCACGTCGGAGGCCTGATCTTCGATGGCTTCATCGAACCAACTCGACACCACGACAATCGTTCTCCTGATACTCGGAGCGATCATCTTGCTTCCGTTGCTCACAATGGGGATGGGATTCGGCGGGATGATGGGGTACGGTGGGATGATGGGGCAGTATGGCGGTACTGGTGGATGGTGGCCGCTCGTTGGGATGCTCGTCCCGCTCATCTTCCTCCTTATCCTCCTCGGCGGTGGCTACCTCGTCCTCCGGCGCGCGAACGAAAGCCAGACGTCTCGAGATCCCGCGATGGAGGAACTCCGCACGGCGTACGCTCGCGGCGACCTCACCGACGAAGAGTTCGAATCCCGCCGCGAGAGACTCGAACGATCGGAGTGAGCCAACGAGTACGCACCAAGGTGTGTATTCCCACGCCTGTGTGATCGAATTCATGATGCTACTCCCGATCACCACTGTGTGAGCACGCCTTCGAATCGAAGAGATGGAGTTCTCTCAGCTTACGATTCTAAATAGTAATGTGGTTAAGTCCCAATCACGTAGAATACTATGTGACCGAAGTCATCCTCTTCACCCAAGAGACGTGCGGAGCATGCGCAACACAACGGGAGAAAAACGACGGCCTCGAGGACAAGTATCCGGACGTGGAGTTCCGGGAGGTCGACATCCAGAAAGATCTGGAAACGGCCGAGGAGTACGGCGTCCGGAAGACGCCGACGACACTCGTCTACGCGAACGGTGAACAGACCGCCGAATTCATTGGTATCGTCGACCGGGAGGACCTGGAGTCGGCTATCGAGAGCGCGAGCCAGAAGTCATCTGGATTCGCCCAGCGCCTCGTCGATGTCGTGCGTGGATAACGAACCAGCGACCGATTCAACTCATATGACGAACTATAATCGACGTCAGTTCCTGGGAGTGCTCGGTGCCGGCGCAGTCGCCAGTACAGGCCTCTCTCAGCCAGCCAGCGCACAGGAGACGCCCGTCGTGAAGATGGGCAACAACTATTTCGATCCGATTGGGCTCCACGTTGAACCCGGCACGACCGTCCGCTTCGAGATAGCAGCCGGTGCACACTCGGCAACGGCCTACGAGAACCGGATTCCATCCGACGCCAGCGTATTCGATAGTGGGACTATCTCGTCGGGAGAGTTCGAGTACACGTTCGAAGAACCGGGTACGTACGACTACTACTGCATTCCGCACAAGTCGGTCGGGATGGTCGGTCGTATCGTCATCGGCAGCCCTGGCGGTCCAGCCGAAGACAGTCCGATTCCGGACGGTGACGTGCCCGAGAGCGACGCGATCGTCGAACAGGGCGCAATAGCGTATGGATCTAGCACCGGAGGTGACGGGAACTCCGATGGCGGAATGATGGGTCCAGGGAGGGGGTCTGGCCCGGGGATGATGAACGGCCGGAACGGTGGATGGTTCGGTGGGCTGCCGTTCGTCGGCGGGGCACTCGGAATGCTGGGGCTGGTCGGCGGACTCCTCTACTGGGCAACAGGTCGAGGTGACGCACCTCCGGAGAGCGACGACTCCGCGATGGAAACTCTCCAACGCGGATACGCACGAGGCGAGATCGACAAAGCGGAGTTCCAGCGACGCCGTGAGCAATTGATGAAGAATCAAGAGAACTGAAGCCTGTCGGGGTCTGGCGCGGTTGAGGCCCCGACGCTCGTCTCGGTTACTTCGAGTTGGCCATCGTCTCCGAACGCGGTCTGTCGCTGAATCTTGATCTTGGGTCGATCGCTCATCTATTTCGAGCCTCCACCCATGGCGGCGCCGACAAACAGCCCGTGAGCACCCATTCAGGTATCTTCTGACCGAATCTCGCTGGCCCGGTCTTTGAGTCGGCGGAGGATCTGGACGCGTTGCTGGTGGGCGTTTTCGTAGGCAACGCACGCTCGCAGCGTCTTCATGTCGCGAATCGTCGCGATACCAGCGTTGATGAGTCGCGTATTCGGTGGGTCGAGACGCTGTTCCGGTGTGAGACCACCTGATTCGATGGATGAATCTGACGTGTTAGCCACTTGTGTTCGCCTCAGCTCTCTGGAGGCGACGATAAACTGCTCTAGTTATGGGCTACTTCCTTGACCAGCTTCCACCGCTTCTACTCGTTGTAAATCTTCAACTGAGAGGCGAGAATAGCCTCATAATTACTCGAATGGTTCATCGAGCAGTGCGATTCCCCGTTCAACCACGGCATCAGTAATGAACAGGCTTGTCTCTGTCTGGAGTGCCCGCATCAGCTCGGCTGCTTTCGATTTGGTGAGTTCCCCACGAGTGTATGCGAGAACAATGACACCGATTGAGCCATGCACCTCGACATTGACATCCTCAGCGGCGTCTCTTGCAGCGAGGTCGTCAGTCAAAAGGACAGCTGAGTGCTTAGACGCGACTGCAAGAGCGGCAGTCTCGCCGGGGTCTAAATCATCGGTGCGTTCAGTAACCTCTGCCTCGACGAGTTCGTACCCGATGGTACTGAGTGCCGCCGGAACTGTATCTATCTTGAGTTCGTCGTATACGGTTTGTGGGATGAGGAGCTTATCGACTACCGAGAGCAAGTCAAGGGCATCAATTTCGTCAAGATGGATAAGTGGGCCTGTATCAGCGACCGCAACAATCACGCACTTAGTCCCCACCGAACATCGTCTTCGACTGCCTGCAGTTCGCGTTCCGCACGCTTGACGCGGTCACGTCCAACGAGTTCGATCGCCGTTTCTCGATCGATCTCGTCGTTCACGTACCGCGAGAGGACGAGGTCTATCCAGAGGTCTTCGACACCGCGTTCCAGCGCCTGTTTGAGGATCTCCGACTCGGGGATGCCTCGCGCTTCCGCGATTTCTTGCACCCGTTCAGTGAGATCCACAGCCATGTCTACACAATTGCACTGCGATGACTTAAACATCTGTGGATGGTTTAAACGGAATCTTCGTCAATTCGGACGGTAGGCCGCGTCAGTGTCGACGTCGTCGTACATCCGACCGAGCATGTCGAGTGCCGACTGGAAATGCGCGTAGTGCTCGTTTGCAAACGCTACGGTTTCTTCGAGCGGGATGACGGGCCGTCCGCCGACCACCTCAACTTCGATTTGTGTTCGCAGCTTGAGGACGACCTGTATCGCACCATCGAAGCCGTCGGTGGGTTGGCGTTCCTCCACAGTCGGGATTCCGAACCGATCGAAGAACGCCGCCCAGGCGTCAAGATCGGTCTCGTGGATTGCGATGAACAGCGGATAGTCCTCTGGGTCGCGAGCGACTTGGTAGCCACCGCGAGTCCAGACATAGACTGCATCGATGGCGGTGAAGGCGTAGTCCATGCTGGCGAATTGTGGGAGGATGTACGCCTCCGAAATCGATGGCGGCGAGGTGTCTGCTGCTGCGATTAGGAACTCGAGACTGACATCTCGGAGCGTCTGGTCGACGAGATGGAGCCCATCGTCGTACGCAACGTATCCCGCTTCCTCGAGGCGATTTACGACGCGGCGGATCGTCTCTCGGTTCTCGTCGATCTTCCGCGCGACGCCGGATATGGAATCACTCGGTTCGAGCGCGAGGATGACCTTGAGTTCCTTTTCACTACACACTTCGTACATTCTATGATTACACAAATATGTGTAACACTCAAAGGGATTACTTTTCGTGTGAGGTCTGCTGGCTGGATTTGCCGAGCGTCTTCGGCAAGACCGTGGATGTACTCGCGGAGGGTTTCCATATCCTCACGGGCGTCTTCGAGTGTTTTCGCTTTCACCTTGGCCGTGATCGGGTCCTCATCCCTCGTTCCGGTTCCACGTTTGAGCTTCACGTTGAGGGAGATACCAACGTTGCTCCGTTCGACGTACTCTACTGGCGCATGTTGATTACCGGAATTGAGGCGCTAAGGCCCCTTCCTCAACGAACGAGCGAAGCAAGTGAGTAGGGAGGGGATACAGCGCCGCACGAGTGTCGAACACCTTCGACGCTCGACCCACAGGCCTACGCATTCACAACTGTTTAATACGT
This is a stretch of genomic DNA from Natronosalvus rutilus. It encodes these proteins:
- the acnA gene encoding aconitate hydratase AcnA; translated protein: MNEPSPFDAIREFEFDGTSYKMADLTVLEDKGLCELDQLPVSIRVLLESVLRNVDGETITAEDVRNAASWEPEVPNVELPFTPSRVVLQDLTGVPAVVDLAALRSAVDRKGTDPTIVEPDVPCDLVIDHSVQVDYFGSEDAYERNVELEYERNGERYRSLKWAQQAFDDFRVVPPGTGIVHQVNLEYLGRVVHARERKGKEWLLPDTLVGTDSHTPMIGGIGVVGWGVGGIEAEAAMLGQPITMKLPEVVGVRLTGELPEGATATDLVLHVTEQLREVGVVDRFVEFFGPGVSNLTVPDRATIANMAPEQGSTISMFPVDEATLEYLELTGRDEQHIGLVREYLDAQGLFGEQNPEYTEAVELDLSTITPSLAGPKRPQDRVPMGDMKTHFRGLVHGEFEDELDDIDEDAITRWISESSGSDDDRPDPDLPEPDVGDLTDRVEVNVNGEKTEIGHGSVVVSAITSCTNTSNPSVMLAAGLLARNAVECGLDVPAYVKTSLAPGSRVVTEYLEASGLLPYLEDLGYNVVGYGCTTCIGNAGPLPEPIERAIDAEDLWTTSVLSGNRNFEARIHPKIRANYLASPPLVVAYGLAGRMDIDLEHDPLGTDDDGNPVYLSDIWPDTDEIHAAVHDSVDSSMFKEKYAEVFEGDERWESLDAPTGDVYEWDDSSTYIREPPFFRDFPLEKPGVEDIDGARTLMLLGDTVTTDHISPAGPFSREQPAGEWLADHGVEPHEFNTYGARRGNHEVMMRGTFANVRIENEMLDDVEGGYTIHHPTGDQTTVFETSRRYRENDTPLVVFAGEELGTGSSRDWAAKGTDLLGVRATIAESYERIFRDNLVGMGVLPLQFVDGDSWESLGLDGSERVAIHGLDDGLDVNDELTVVTERADGSTVEFPVTAQVGTPAAVRYVENGGILHLVLRRLLTE
- a CDS encoding RNA-guided endonuclease InsQ/TnpB family protein codes for the protein MLETTRTYRAKIVNHSQVSDDLDDCGFSASKLWNVARYYSQGRWDDDGEIPDDGELKSELKEHERYRDLHSQSSQRVLEELAESFTSWYKARQRGDEDANPPGYRKRGDNHPRSTVTWKQNGIRHDNKHNKLRLSKGFNLKQYRSDFILCEYKTRPDVAVDSLQQVRAVWNGDRWELHLVCNVEVPTEDAPGDNTAGIDLGICQYASLAYDDGATTLYPGNVLKQDKHYFTRDEYDTEGENGPSRRALRARQKLSRRKDHFLHSLASHFVEQFIKHEVGRVAIGKLTGIREDENGESQNWGRSDNKKLHGWEFDRFTTLLEYKAEEHGILVDRVSERDTSKTCSCCGRKRDANRVERGLYVCNSCGVTMNADVNGAVNIRRKITQNPPTEDMSNGRLARPAVRLFNQTSGSFHPREQARCEP
- a CDS encoding SHOCT domain-containing protein; the protein is MSVLRERYARGELSDDEFDRRQKQLERTG
- a CDS encoding DUF302 domain-containing protein, whose translation is MEYTIQTSVTGEFDDVVDTTIAALEDEGFGVLCDIDIQATLKEKIGEEYRQYRILGACNPPLAYEGLTEEIELGALLPCNVIVYETDDGDIVVSAVDPKQLVGIADNDALDSIATEVNERFERVLSAVTDEQEFTSEA
- a CDS encoding SHOCT domain-containing protein produces the protein MASSNQLDTTTIVLLILGAIILLPLLTMGMGFGGMMGYGGMMGQYGGTGGWWPLVGMLVPLIFLLILLGGGYLVLRRANESQTSRDPAMEELRTAYARGDLTDEEFESRRERLERSE
- a CDS encoding thioredoxin family protein produces the protein MTEVILFTQETCGACATQREKNDGLEDKYPDVEFREVDIQKDLETAEEYGVRKTPTTLVYANGEQTAEFIGIVDREDLESAIESASQKSSGFAQRLVDVVRG
- a CDS encoding plastocyanin/azurin family copper-binding protein, which produces MTNYNRRQFLGVLGAGAVASTGLSQPASAQETPVVKMGNNYFDPIGLHVEPGTTVRFEIAAGAHSATAYENRIPSDASVFDSGTISSGEFEYTFEEPGTYDYYCIPHKSVGMVGRIVIGSPGGPAEDSPIPDGDVPESDAIVEQGAIAYGSSTGGDGNSDGGMMGPGRGSGPGMMNGRNGGWFGGLPFVGGALGMLGLVGGLLYWATGRGDAPPESDDSAMETLQRGYARGEIDKAEFQRRREQLMKNQEN
- a CDS encoding nucleic acid-binding protein; translated protein: MIVAVADTGPLIHLDEIDALDLLSVVDKLLIPQTVYDELKIDTVPAALSTIGYELVEAEVTERTDDLDPGETAALAVASKHSAVLLTDDLAARDAAEDVNVEVHGSIGVIVLAYTRGELTKSKAAELMRALQTETSLFITDAVVERGIALLDEPFE
- a CDS encoding ribbon-helix-helix protein, CopG family translates to MAVDLTERVQEIAEARGIPESEILKQALERGVEDLWIDLVLSRYVNDEIDRETAIELVGRDRVKRAERELQAVEDDVRWGLSA
- a CDS encoding RNA polymerase subunit sigma-70, with product MYEVCSEKELKVILALEPSDSISGVARKIDENRETIRRVVNRLEEAGYVAYDDGLHLVDQTLRDVSLEFLIAAADTSPPSISEAYILPQFASMDYAFTAIDAVYVWTRGGYQVARDPEDYPLFIAIHETDLDAWAAFFDRFGIPTVEERQPTDGFDGAIQVVLKLRTQIEVEVVGGRPVIPLEETVAFANEHYAHFQSALDMLGRMYDDVDTDAAYRPN